The DNA region aagggtggcttgatacgcgtggctagtaggggtgactactagaagtcatgcggtgtgataagggtggctaaaacgcgagatgctatttcggaaaaaaatgttttctttaaataaattgtgaaggctcccgcggtgatataagaaaatgagatattgtgaaattatttataacttgggactacgaggcggtacctcggtagtgcccttgttgatattgatttatggccatagttgctttcgattaattgttgtgatttttataaagttgaaggaaattctgttttgattccacgagatattaattgcaattatttggtgtcattaaatgtgacatactatttgattcatttccaatgtcattttattttactacattgataaacattttaccatgccattattatattccaatagggcctcacctgacctcgtcactactctaccgaggttaggcttggcacttactgggtaccgctgtggtgtactcatactacgcttttgcacatctttttgtgcagattcaggtatatttTTActagcctagacgtcagtgagttacctgcgcacggagacttcgaggtatatctgccagcgtccacagatttcggagtccccttctatcattttatgttgcttccttatattttatttagaccttgacatatagagacattgagaataaattcttagaagtttgtgacttatttctaccgggttttgggagttgaaattgtttgaattgtagtttatttattttagatatttattattattccgcattgataggcttacctagtcttagaaactaggtgccatcacgacatcctactgagggaatttggggtcgtgacataagctagcctagatcttgaagtggagtagttggatgtgaaaactgtaTTTTTTCACGAAGATTTGGAAGAGAAGATTTATATGGAGTATACAGAAGGAattgaagtagctggaaagaaacagatgatgtgcaaattgaataagagtctttatgggttgtagcagcaccaaggcagtggtacatgaagtttgactcattcatgaaaagtcaaacctACACAAAGACTTATTATGATCCATATGTATACTTCAAAAGGTTTTTTGATAacaactttattatattgttgttatatgtggatgacatattGATTGTAGCACAAGAGAAGGAGTTGATTGCAAAGTTGAAgagagatttgtccaagtcatttgatacaAAGAACTTGGGCCTAGCACAATAAATTCTGGGGTTGAAAATAGTTAAAGAgcgaacaagtagaaagttgtgactatcttaggagaaatatatTGAACGTGTACTGGAACACTTCAACATGAAGAGTgttaagccagtcagcacacctcctACAATAATGGAGGAGAAAAGGAACATGGCTAGAGTTCATTATTCTTCAGCAGTtagaagcttgatgtatgcaatggtatgcaccagACCAGATATTGCCCATGCAGTTGGTGCTGTTAGCAGGATCTTTGAAAATCTTGGAAAAAAACACTAgaaagcagtcaagtggatactcaggtacctgagaggtacctaTGAAGTCTGTTTGTGTTTTGGAGGATCTAATCCAATCTTAAAAGGCTATACAGATGTTGATATGGCAGGTGATCTCGATAATAAAAAATCCACTACTAGGTAcatgtttacattttcagggggagctatatcatggcagtcgaagTTGCAGAAATATGTCGCACTTTgtacaactgaagcagagtatattGCCACTACTGAAGGTGGAAAGGAGATGGTATGGCTAAAATGGTTTCTCCAAGAACTTGGATTGCACCAGAAGGAATATATAGTCTATTATGACAGTCAAAGTGTAATAGATTTGAGCAAAAATATCATGTATCATGCAAGAACAAAGCAAATCAAAGTGTAATAGATTTGAGCAAAAATATCATGTATCATGCAAGAACAAAGCAAATCGACTTGCGATATCATTGGATTCGGGAAAAGATAGAGAATAGATCTATGCAGGTCAAAAAAATTCCTACAAGTAAGAATCCTTCAaatatgctgaccaaggtggtaccaagagataagttcgagctatgcaaagaacttgtcggcatgcacttaaACTAGCAACCCAGGTGTTATCTCCTTCTGGTGAATGGGTCTGGAGAGGGAGATTTGTGAAGTCCAACCCATTATtagaataaagaaagaagaagtgaAATTGGCATGTGCCTATGGATAGCCTCCGCAGAGAGCCTTGGAGACAAAGGCTAAATTTGTGGAGGAGAATTAATAATTCTCCTATAGTATTCTTGAAGGCTAAGTTTTGCTCTCCTAtataggggggggggggggagctctTTCACTTCTTAAGACACACCAACAAAAGAGAGGAAGAATGAGTGAGGCATCAGATACATGGTATAAGAAAATAATATGTGAAAAAAATAGAGAGTgcgagcgatattgtagtgaggtgggaataacaaatgagggttatttcttttgattgttgtagtggtctttggagtattttactcgagCCTATAAAGCGTAAAAtttcttgctatagtgatattagTTGCTCCTCGCGGGGtcatggttttttcccttatttagTAGGATCttgtcgttgtcactcttttattcttgttgattAACGTATTTATGTGTTATTCCGTGGTTATTACCGTAAATATTTTTTCTCtagggtttattcccaacaagttTGTCCATTTATTTCTTGAAAGTTCAAAGATTTCAGAGATCCAAATCATTTGAGAATAATATAAAATTTGCTCAGGAGAGAAAAAGTAATAATCGATAAATTTTTAGCACTTACCGGTGCCGAGTTACCGAATAATTTTGATCGGAAATTCTCCGGGCTTCTGGCTTTCTACACTTCAATATAATTCACTATCTTCTTGTGTTGCTCCACGTTCCGCCATGCGATATTAAAATATTGGGAAAAGGCCAATTTATGCTTTAAACTTACCTCCTTTGTAATTTCTTAATACtcttttgaggtgtaattttcttaaaaagaaCTTCTAAGTACTAGTATGCAAATTCGAAAAATCAAATTCAAGGTAACATGTGGGGGGATCACTTTCATTTCCTGCTTTAGTACACAGAATTCATACCCAAATGCAAATATCCATTAATACTTTATTGGGTCTAGtagttaactaagtacacgtgtgGCACTTGACAACTTGTTCACGATCTTGCGCAACTCGCTCACGATTTTGTTATGCCAAGTTAGCCTTACTACGCTAAATATCGCTAAAGGAACGTTAGAACATAAGAGAATTACCAAAGGAAACTTTCATACATAGAACTTGAATTGTTAGCTTTGTGAGTTACAACACACAAGTGCGTCTAACCCCAGCTAGAAAAACTGTAATGCTTTATAAAAAAATCTCCTTATATGATAATAGACTTCTCAATGATATGGGGAAGTCGGACATTACCATCGCTATCCACCATCGACAAAAATCAGCTTACAAGGGTTTGATTGAAAAAGGTTTTTATACgaatattctttttatttcattagGATAAGGAATGTAATTGACCGTTGCAAACATACACTTGTGTCGAGCTTATCTTTTCTACTTTTACGATGTTGAAAGTAATACATCTTTTGGATGGAAATATAGATAAGGCATAAATCTCCACCCATTTTAGCCGTTTGATGTAGGAGTTCTCAGATCTTTTGTTGAGCAATTGAATCAATTGCTTTCGGCTTCGATAAAGTTAGAATGAATACATTTAATAAGATCATGTTATATATTAATCTGAAGCTACTAAGCTAAATTTTGGACTTGCCTCTATATCTCAGTCATATGCTAGAGATTGTAAGGAGAGTAAGGGATGCATCACTACAGCAGGCAACTTGGGATATGTCTGTTAGAACATACGTAACGGAAGCAAGCATACGATTCAGGTATTAAATACATGTAAATTAGACAATGATATAATTACGAGATTAAGAACCACTAACCTCTTGAAAACACCTCTTGAAAACGTTGCACAAGTCCTCCTCAGAGCAATAATCCATGGCTGCAATCTTCTACTATGATCCTAGTAAAACCTTGGACGAAATTGCTTTGAGTGAGCAAGAACAATACAACTCGAAAAAGTCGTTATTTGGTGAAAAACGTCTTCCTTATTTAGActcgtttttcagccaaaaaggGCACCGAAAACGCGTAAGATTCTGCTTGTGCAAGTAGAATCTTACTCTAACTCTACAAGATGACTTTTCCCCAAAGTCACTTTTTATCCCAAGTCAGTCTAGGTTTTTACTAGGCATAGCAGGGACCACAGAAATAATAAGAGGCTACTAATTATAGTATTAATTCAAAAatttggatgaactaattcttaCTATAATTAATTGCAATTTATTCCAAATCCACCGGCTgggttttcacatgaaaacttataaactTACATAAAGAGGTATCATCAAACTCAAAACCGagtcatggattctatcaactaattattatttcacaaatgttattcgttattgtccaatctattaggcATACATTAACTATGAATAGAATtgtaccttttgataaatcaaaacaataaacaaatcacattgattataataattatatcaaaattaggagtataagctcatttaatgaattagagaaaatatcttttatatattcagtacaaaaacatcttttctcaacttggtccgttcaatatacaccaaatatactagcacaagaagtcagAGTAAAACCActctcataatcaagataaattataccACAATCTTGTActacaatcatcaagatattttgcccaataatatttctattatgaagatagtttattaattatgagaaccgACATCTTCTTTGCATGAGACTCCATACATTAAAttgtctactacataactaaaTGACACGCATGTAACAAATAATCTATTTCAAAtagtactttattgaattgaataaattaaataaataattattctataaaaaataaaaacactcTAAACCGCATGGCTAATAGTATATCCCAACAATATCCTAAGCCAATGGCACAGTTGTGCTTTGCTTCACAAAGCCACTAAGAGTGTACTTTTTAGGTCTTAGTTTCTGTTATGGCAGAAAACCACAAAGGAAGGGAAGAAGCAAATTAAATGATATCATAATGTGCCATCATTGCTAAGAGGAGAAACCAAACTAGAAAGCTGCTCTTTTTTCCACTTTTTGTCAACAAATTTCAcaatttgttcccctttttatAGTTCTGTTGTTTACAAGTTAAGCTAAAGAAAGGATATCAGACTATGAACAAGGCTAGATACAAGAGTGCTGCCTACCTTGCTCTATACAAAAGGTTACATGAAAACTAAAACTCGAGACTTTCTTAACTACTGGCTGCAAACTAAGAACCGACTTTCTGAATGCAAACCAAGAGCTTTTGCTAAGCTAATCACATTCAGCGAGGCTGCTGGATGCTGCGGAAGCTGTTCCTTGAGCTCACAATCTTGGCTGGCTTCTCATAGTACATTGGAGGCGCAACGGGGGATCTTGGTGAACGCATAGTTCTTATCAGTGCATCAGAAACATTGGGTAAACCTGTTGTCAAGGGGGTAAATTTTTATGAAGGAACAATCATATGAGAATAATAGTAACAACACCATTGACTAAACTGGAAGTTATGACAAGTAattgaaagaatgagagagacaGTGCATACCATATTGCGGAATTCCATTGACACCATAGAGAGGTGACTTAATTCCTTGTTGCCCACTTCGGGATGATTGGAGAAATTCCTCAAACTGAGCTTCCATGTTCAAGATATCCTCATCCACATTAAGATCAATATTCTCCGGAAGCAAATCAGCAATATCGTTACCAGCTCCATATTGATCATTACCATATTCCTCTCCCTGGTTCTGGCTCATCCAATAGTCATGGAACCATGTTGAAGTTGTCACCAAATTCCACCATTCTGGTGAAAAGTCCTCCACTTGGCGCACAAACGAAGGAACAAAGAGGGGCGCATTTGGATTCAACGATGATCTTCCTCCAGAAACTAATGCCATAATGctttttttccaaaattgctaCCTGAAGTACAAACAAAGTAAACAAATTAGGGTACGACTccgaatacaaacattcaaaTCATCAACAGAACGGAAATAGAATTTCTTCCTGACCTAATAACATCTAACCTCAACAATCAGGTTCTAATACATAAATCAAGCTCATGAGCAAATTTATCAAATTTAACAAGATACAAACAGAAAACTGATGTCCTTGAGCAACATAGGATTCCCAAACGGAtaaatttcaaagaaaatttatTAACATCCAGTATAATCTCTAAGCAACAATACTATTTACCACAGGTTACTACACAGCCAAAGCAATAGTAGTCACAGACATGGGTTGATGCAAGGTTTTGTTAGCCTGAACCCTAATCGCAATCATTTTTTGAGGGAAAATACATTTTTGCACAAGGTTTGCACCCAATGCCACAGAGGAGTAACTAACACAAAATTGGTTATAGACCATAACTTAATTGAAGTCACCTGGACAATAAGTAGCAACTAATACATCACAAAATTGCTGATACAATCCTATATACGATCATTTTATCTTCTTCAACATATTACAAAGAAAACATCTACAATCCTTTTAGATCTACTCAAACAATAATTTTGGCCTTTTATAATAAATTCCCTAAAAGTCCTTGTTTTTGGGAAGAATATCCCTTCACATCATTTAGGCATCAAATAGGGACGACGTTTACCAAAATGAACACGCTATTGACTCAAATTGACTAAATAAAATGCATCTAAAACAACTAAATAAGCAGGCACATATCACAATTGTTCGTAAATATCAGATATATTCATCTACCAGCATATATAATTATtcaaagcaaaagcaaaaaaCATATTACATCAATCCAATAAATCATTTTATAGAAAAAGTACCAAAATTTTCAGATTGAACAGATCGACAGATCAAAAGCCAGAAAAGTCGAAAATTGAACGCTAGAAATTACATTACAAGATTCAATGGCGATTTTACAGTACCTTCAAATATATGTGTTCGTTGAGCTACAGAAAGGATTTCGTACACGTAAGAATTCTTATCTTCAGCGGAAGACCTGAGGTCTTTATAGGCAGATTTATAGGCAGAAGTACCAAGCCTAGCAGGTTTGGAACCAAACGTAAGGTTTGGATAAGACCGAGGCAGCCCACTGATTGACCTTCGagaagactgataatataccaattaaaatattccagATATTCTTTTAGTAACCAACCGGGCACCTCCGGTCAATTATTCCCATAAACCGGTCAATGCACAATAAACCGAGTCGActattaaattttttatatttacgACGTCAACATACCCAATATTATTCTACACCGTgaagtctggggagggtagtgtgtacgtaaaCGTTACCCCTgtcttgtgaggatagagagattgtttccaatagaccttcggctcaagaaagtataagcaccacattaatgaaaataaaaacaagaagggacagtaccaaaaagtcatataaaagcagaataaaaacaacaagatagtaaggtgatcaacaatgaaagaagaCAACAGATAGTCATAAAAATCTACTACCAATAGAAAACGAGATTGCGTGctaatactactgttatgaacactctacactacctactctactaccataatcctcgacctccatacctttcTATCTAGGGTCATGTCATCGGTCAGCTGAAGCAGCGccatatcttgcctaatcacctctccccacctcttatttggcctacctctacctctccgtaagCCCTCAAATgttaacctctcacacctcctcaccggggcgtctgtgctcATCCTCCTCACAtaaccaaaccacctaagccgcgctTCCCGCACCTTGTcttcaataggggccacacccaccttgtcgcgaataacctcatttctgatcctgTCTAATctggtatgcccgcacatccgTCTCAACATCATTATCTCTGCtatcttcatcttctggacatgagcgatcttgactggctaacactcagccccatacaatatCGTAGGTCTGACCATCACTCTGTAGAAgttacccttaagtttcggtggcaccttcttatcacacaaaacaccggaagcgagtctcTATTTCATCTATCCCACCCCAATAcaatgtgtgacatcttcatcaatctcctcatgcccctgaataatagacccaaggtactttaaacttcctctcctagggatgacctgtgAGTCTAGCCTCACCTCACtttcccctccttgagtctcgccactgaacatacactccaagtattctgtcttggtcctgctcaacttgaaacctttaggtTCCAtggtctgcctccatacctctaattgcgcaTTCACATCatctcgcgtctcgtcaatcaataaaATATTATCTACAAATAGCATGCACCGCGGAACTTCCCCTTAGATGTGGTgcgtcagtacgtccatcaccagagcaaatAATAAAGGGTTGAGTACCGACCTCTGATATAACCCCATCATAATTGGAAAATGATCTGAGTCACTACCCATAGTCCTCACTCAagtctttactccatcatacatgtccttaatcaacctaacgtaggcaacatgtacacctctggcctccaaacatctccacaaaacctccctcgAAAATTTATCATATGTTTTTTCttagtcgatgaacaccatatgcaagtccttctttctctccctatactgctccatcaatctcctaacaaggtggatggtTTATGTAGTCGAACGCCCCGGCATACCCAAATTGGTCTCGGCGATAGACACACTCCTCTTCACCCTcagctctaccactctctcccaaactttcatagtatggctaagcagcttgataccctgatagttattgcaattttggatatcacccttgttcatGTATACATgaaccatcgtgctccacctccactcttcgggcatcttcttctttctaaaaatgacattaaataacctaaTGAGCCACTCCAAGCCTCCTGCCTTGCacgcactcttccaaaactccaccggAATTTCATCAGGCCCGGTCGCTTTGCTCCTGCTCATCTTATGCATAGCCCCCAtcaacttcatcaactctaatccgcttataatacccaaagtcacaacaACTCCCAGAGAGTTCCAAATCACCGAGTACAATGCTCATGTACCcctcctcgttcaagagactatggaagtaggtcTACCATCTCCGACGAATAAGTccctcatccaacaaaactctaccttcttcgtccttgatgcatttTACTTGGTTCAAGTCACGCGCCTTTCTTTCTCGTGCCTTGGCTAacctgaaaaatattttatccccaccttggccctcgagttcctcatacaaatgacTAAAAGCTGCAGTCTTGTCCGTCGTAACTGCTAGTtttgcctctttcttagccaacttataatTCTCCCTATTCGCCATCTTCTCTTCCTCATCTACACTTTCCACTAGCTTCAGATACGTTGCTTTCTTGGTTTTTACGTTTCCTTGCACCTCTCTATTCCACTACCAGTCTCCCTTGTGACCACCAGAATAACTCTTTGAGACCTCTAATACCTCTCTCGCTGCTTTCCTAATGCACTGTGCTATCGTAGTCCACATAGAGCTTGcatccccactactcctccaagccccCATAGTCAACAGCTTGACCCTGAACTCCTACACTTTAGATTCTGTCAAGGCTCCTCACTTGATCCTATGTTAGTTATACGTCGCGCTCTTCCTCGTAATCTCAAGGTCCATGACCAGGAGCTTATGAAGGGCCAAGAGGTACTCAGTGGGGATGACCTTACAATCCGTGCAAAGACCTTTATCGAACTTCCTGCAGAGTAAATAATCAATTTGAGTCTCGGCCACCGAACTCCGGAAGGTGACCAAGTGCTCTCTCTTCTTTGGGAAActcgagtttgctatcaccaaatcaaatgctCTAGCAAAGTCCAACAGAGACGTTCCTCCTCCGTTTCTATCTCTAAAACCAAAGCCACCATGCACATCATCATACCCCCTA from Nicotiana tabacum cultivar K326 chromosome 24, ASM71507v2, whole genome shotgun sequence includes:
- the LOC107816008 gene encoding protein EARLY RESPONSIVE TO DEHYDRATION 15, yielding MALVSGGRSSLNPNAPLFVPSFVRQVEDFSPEWWNLVTTSTWFHDYWMSQNQGEEYGNDQYGAGNDIADLLPENIDLNVDEDILNMEAQFEEFLQSSRSGQQGIKSPLYGVNGIPQYGLPNVSDALIRTMRSPRSPVAPPMYYEKPAKIVSSRNSFRSIQQPR